A single Syntrophorhabdaceae bacterium DNA region contains:
- the truA gene encoding tRNA pseudouridine(38-40) synthase TruA, with protein MRNIRLLVSYDGTAYHGWQVQPNAISVQEILQKAIDKVVNEPAKIYGGARTDAGVHALGQVVNFSSESGIDLVALPRAINSLIPRDIRVTDAQEVPPEFHSRYSAKTKVYIYTILNRRIDSPFYGRYSWHLPSLLRTDLMADTIRIVEGSHDFSSFKKKDESYRSTVREVVRAAVRKRGDCIHISLEGTGFLRYMVRNIVGTLVLVGSGKLSRPDFQEILDARDRERAGPTAPAKGLLLKKIKY; from the coding sequence ATGAGAAACATCCGTCTCCTCGTTTCTTACGACGGGACCGCATATCACGGATGGCAGGTGCAGCCCAATGCCATCAGCGTCCAGGAAATACTCCAGAAAGCAATCGATAAGGTGGTAAACGAGCCGGCAAAGATCTACGGCGGCGCCAGGACTGACGCGGGAGTCCACGCCCTGGGGCAGGTGGTGAATTTCAGCTCGGAAAGCGGCATCGACCTCGTTGCACTCCCGAGGGCGATAAACAGCCTCATTCCCCGCGACATAAGGGTAACGGACGCGCAGGAGGTCCCCCCGGAATTCCATTCCCGATATTCCGCAAAGACAAAGGTCTATATCTATACTATCCTGAACAGGCGGATCGATTCACCCTTTTACGGACGATACTCGTGGCATCTCCCCAGTCTCCTGCGGACCGACCTCATGGCCGACACCATCCGGATCGTCGAGGGGAGCCATGATTTCTCGTCCTTCAAAAAAAAGGATGAATCGTACAGGAGCACCGTGCGGGAAGTGGTCAGGGCAGCAGTGCGAAAGAGGGGAGACTGTATCCATATATCTCTGGAAGGCACCGGGTTTCTCCGTTATATGGTCAGGAATATCGTGGGGACTTTAGTCCTGGTCGGCTCGGGCAAATTGAGCCGGCCGGATTTTCAGGAGATACTCGATGCCCGCGACAGGGAGAGGGCTGGTCCGACTGCACCCGCAAAAGGGCTCCTCCTTAAAAAGATAAAGTACTAA
- a CDS encoding response regulator, whose amino-acid sequence MPRILVADDNAENLYYLEILLKGNHYDVATARNGSEALDAALESSPDLIITDILMPVMDGFSLCREWKSNERLKRIPFVFYTATYTESKDEEFALSLGADRFVVKPQEPEVLLGIIDDTLALARRPSPIPPDQEGPQEEQTFFKGYSDTLFRKLEKKMIDLESTNRTLLAAIEELEKAEASLKTSEAKYRHIFENAVMGIFRTDEQGRYLDINRTFAGMFGYDSQEEMVKAFPEMEERQFVDPQHYKKLKSAITGQGVVEGFESQIYRKDGTSAWIAINMRALQNHDSGFLWEGTAINITARKKAEDEKNQLENQLRQSQKMEAIGTLAGGVAHDFNNILTAIIGYASLLGMDIEKNDHKKIYIDQILASSQKAANLTQSLLAFSRKQAIELKALRVKTIIQEMEKILPRLLTEDIELRIEPVNEELTIMADLTQIDQVLLNLATNARDAMPNGGMLVIKTAEVKAGAEVPGVPGVDQNCGYVLLSVTDTGVGMDEATREKIFEPFFTTKEAGKGTGLGLSTVYGIVKQHDGHIAVDSEPDHGTVFRIYFRSARLLPEEPVRHEAPLARGTETILIAEDNNDLRMLIKDVLSRAGYSVIDAVDGDDAVLKFLEHRDAIELLILDVVMPRKNGQAVYEKIRELKPGIKALFTSGYTGDVVLDKGIADETVDFLSKPLPPVELLARVRQILDRKPQSH is encoded by the coding sequence ATGCCCAGAATCCTGGTAGCGGACGACAACGCAGAAAACCTGTATTACCTCGAAATCCTGCTGAAGGGGAACCACTATGACGTTGCAACCGCTCGTAATGGGTCGGAGGCGCTCGACGCGGCCCTCGAATCTTCTCCGGATCTCATAATAACCGATATCCTTATGCCCGTCATGGACGGCTTCTCCTTGTGCCGTGAATGGAAATCGAACGAAAGACTCAAGAGGATCCCTTTTGTCTTCTACACCGCCACCTATACGGAGTCGAAGGACGAGGAATTCGCCCTGAGCCTGGGGGCGGACCGGTTTGTGGTAAAGCCCCAGGAGCCCGAGGTTCTCCTCGGGATCATCGACGATACCCTGGCGCTCGCGCGGCGCCCATCCCCTATCCCGCCCGATCAGGAGGGACCGCAGGAAGAACAGACGTTCTTCAAAGGGTATAGCGATACCCTTTTCCGCAAACTGGAAAAGAAGATGATAGACCTGGAAAGCACGAACCGCACCCTCCTGGCCGCCATAGAAGAGCTGGAGAAGGCGGAGGCATCTCTGAAGACAAGTGAAGCAAAATATCGTCACATATTCGAAAACGCGGTAATGGGCATATTCCGGACGGACGAACAGGGCCGATACCTTGACATAAACCGCACCTTTGCCGGAATGTTCGGATACGACTCGCAGGAGGAGATGGTGAAGGCCTTTCCGGAGATGGAGGAAAGGCAGTTCGTAGACCCGCAACACTATAAAAAGCTGAAAAGCGCAATAACGGGGCAGGGCGTGGTAGAAGGCTTCGAATCACAGATTTACAGAAAGGATGGGACCAGCGCGTGGATTGCGATAAACATGAGGGCCCTGCAAAACCATGACAGCGGATTTCTATGGGAGGGCACGGCCATAAATATTACGGCCCGGAAGAAAGCTGAAGATGAGAAAAACCAGCTCGAAAATCAGCTCCGCCAGTCGCAGAAGATGGAGGCCATCGGGACGCTCGCGGGAGGCGTGGCTCACGATTTCAATAACATCCTCACCGCCATCATCGGCTACGCAAGCCTTCTGGGAATGGACATCGAGAAAAACGATCATAAGAAGATCTATATCGATCAGATACTCGCCTCTTCCCAGAAGGCCGCCAACCTTACCCAGAGCCTGCTCGCCTTCAGCCGGAAACAGGCAATCGAGCTTAAAGCCCTGAGGGTGAAGACAATCATTCAGGAGATGGAGAAGATCCTGCCCAGACTGCTCACCGAAGACATAGAGCTGAGAATAGAGCCCGTCAACGAGGAGTTGACCATTATGGCCGACCTCACCCAGATCGATCAGGTTTTGCTGAATCTCGCAACCAATGCCCGTGACGCCATGCCCAATGGGGGCATGCTCGTCATCAAAACCGCGGAGGTTAAGGCCGGAGCGGAGGTTCCGGGGGTTCCCGGCGTGGACCAGAATTGCGGCTACGTACTCCTCTCGGTGACTGACACGGGTGTGGGCATGGATGAAGCAACAAGAGAGAAGATTTTCGAGCCCTTCTTTACGACCAAGGAGGCCGGGAAAGGCACGGGCCTCGGCCTTTCCACCGTGTATGGCATAGTGAAGCAACACGACGGGCATATTGCGGTTGACAGCGAGCCGGATCATGGGACCGTCTTCCGCATATATTTCCGCTCGGCAAGGTTGCTCCCGGAAGAACCGGTCCGGCATGAGGCACCGCTTGCCCGTGGGACCGAAACCATTCTGATCGCTGAAGACAACAATGACCTCAGGATGCTTATAAAAGATGTGCTCTCGAGGGCAGGCTATTCGGTCATCGATGCGGTGGACGGGGATGACGCCGTTCTGAAGTTTTTGGAGCACAGGGATGCGATCGAGCTCCTGATCCTCGACGTGGTCATGCCGCGAAAGAACGGGCAGGCGGTGTATGAAAAAATAAGGGAGCTGAAGCCCGGGATTAAGGCGCTTTTCACGAGCGGGTATACGGGGGACGTGGTGCTCGATAAAGGGATTGCCGACGAAACCGTCGATTTTCTCTCAAAGCCCTTACCGCCCGTGGAACTTCTTGCGAGGGTGCGACAGATTCTGGATCGTAAGCCTCAATCCCACTAA
- a CDS encoding tetratricopeptide repeat protein encodes MKSFLRATVRFIGDIPYFMDYISGRTLVRDMDGGPEKAARIKARAEMVAVAEERLKKVEETGEPRPQEFARAMGDLAGLYEEEGRYSEAGELYKRILSLREREGSDLPIDPVPLLDNIGEACIEQGRYEEGESYFLKAREMREKAGGRDIDGKIRSLENLGKAWTFLGRHAEAEQVLKEALELAKQTPGTEDALVAVVKKGLAGLYLSQGWHEVAIRLYKDVLNMRKGVFGSVHILTAESRYDLGRAHAAKGAYDRAEPFLERALEIQQKVLSPGHPFVERTVDELGGVYYYLGKYEEARRLFERSLALKEKKLGPEHAGMALALGNVAHACYYGGKPAKAEPLYERALSIAEKAFPPDHPEIALRAGGLAAAYYTQGKNAEAEKLCKRAQVILESAPEPDKANLTSLYILMTKIYKRMGRKEEARRYGEQAKEFQRKLEVEALLGTQPRA; translated from the coding sequence ATGAAAAGCTTTTTGCGCGCGACTGTGAGATTCATCGGAGATATCCCCTATTTTATGGATTATATCTCCGGAAGGACCCTGGTGAGGGATATGGACGGCGGTCCTGAGAAAGCGGCCCGTATCAAGGCGAGAGCGGAGATGGTCGCCGTGGCCGAAGAACGCCTGAAAAAAGTGGAAGAGACGGGGGAGCCCCGGCCGCAGGAATTTGCCCGGGCAATGGGCGATCTTGCGGGGCTCTATGAAGAGGAAGGAAGATATTCCGAAGCGGGAGAGCTTTACAAGAGGATTCTCTCCCTTCGCGAACGTGAGGGCAGCGATCTCCCTATCGATCCGGTCCCACTTCTCGACAACATAGGTGAGGCGTGCATCGAGCAGGGCAGATATGAAGAAGGGGAATCATACTTCTTAAAAGCACGGGAAATGCGGGAAAAGGCCGGGGGTCGGGATATAGACGGGAAAATCAGATCTCTCGAGAACCTCGGGAAGGCATGGACGTTTCTCGGCAGACATGCAGAGGCGGAACAGGTCCTCAAAGAGGCCCTGGAGCTTGCAAAGCAGACGCCCGGCACTGAAGATGCCCTGGTGGCCGTGGTAAAGAAGGGGCTGGCAGGGCTCTATCTTTCCCAGGGATGGCATGAGGTGGCGATCAGGCTTTATAAGGACGTCCTGAATATGAGGAAAGGGGTGTTCGGCTCGGTCCACATTCTGACCGCTGAATCCCGATATGACCTCGGCAGGGCTCATGCCGCCAAAGGAGCATATGACAGGGCCGAGCCTTTTCTCGAGCGTGCCCTTGAAATCCAGCAGAAGGTTCTGAGTCCGGGCCATCCTTTTGTAGAGAGGACCGTGGACGAGCTGGGCGGCGTCTATTATTACCTGGGAAAATATGAGGAGGCGAGACGCCTCTTCGAGCGTTCTCTCGCCTTAAAGGAGAAGAAGCTGGGCCCGGAGCATGCCGGCATGGCCCTGGCCCTGGGAAATGTGGCACACGCCTGCTATTACGGCGGCAAACCCGCCAAGGCGGAACCTCTGTACGAGAGGGCGCTGTCCATCGCGGAGAAGGCTTTCCCTCCGGATCACCCCGAGATTGCCCTGAGGGCGGGAGGGCTCGCCGCCGCCTATTATACCCAGGGGAAAAATGCAGAGGCGGAGAAGCTCTGTAAGAGGGCTCAAGTCATATTGGAGTCCGCGCCCGAGCCCGATAAAGCCAACCTCACGAGCCTCTATATTCTTATGACGAAGATTTATAAACGTATGGGGAGAAAAGAGGAGGCGAGACGGTACGGAGAGCAGGCAAAAGAATTCCAGCGAAAGCTGGAAGTGGAGGCATTGCTCGGAACTCAGCCACGGGCCTGA